In Pseudomonas sp. R76, one genomic interval encodes:
- a CDS encoding ABC transporter permease: protein MSLLSHLARAPLSAKFGLLIIVLYIAVALFAPLLAPYGETQVVGEGFAPWSGQFLLGTDNLGRDMFSRLVYGARNTLGIAFLTTTLAFVLGGLSGLVAAIKGGLVDQGLSRVVDILMAIPQLIFALLILSVVGTNATSLVLVIALLDSTRVFCLSRAVAMTVVVQDFVEAARLRGEGLWWLVTREVLPNAAAPLIAEFGLRFCFVFLFISALSFLGLGIQPPTADWGSMVRDNAVLITFGDISPLLPALAVALITVSVNFVVDWMLHKSSGLKEC, encoded by the coding sequence ATGAGCCTGTTGAGCCACCTGGCCAGGGCGCCGTTGAGCGCCAAATTCGGCCTGCTGATCATTGTTTTGTACATCGCGGTGGCGCTGTTTGCGCCGCTGCTGGCGCCCTATGGCGAAACCCAGGTGGTGGGCGAGGGCTTCGCGCCCTGGAGCGGCCAGTTCCTGCTGGGCACCGATAACCTGGGGCGCGACATGTTCAGCCGCCTCGTCTACGGCGCGCGCAATACCTTGGGCATCGCCTTCCTGACGACCACGCTGGCGTTTGTGCTCGGTGGTTTGAGCGGCCTGGTCGCGGCGATCAAGGGCGGCTTGGTCGACCAGGGCTTATCGCGGGTGGTGGATATTCTGATGGCGATCCCGCAACTGATCTTTGCCTTGCTGATCCTCAGCGTGGTGGGCACCAACGCCACCTCATTGGTATTGGTGATTGCGCTGCTGGATTCGACGCGGGTGTTTTGCTTGTCTCGCGCGGTGGCGATGACCGTGGTGGTGCAAGATTTCGTCGAAGCCGCACGCCTGCGCGGCGAAGGCCTGTGGTGGCTGGTCACCCGCGAAGTGCTGCCCAACGCCGCTGCGCCATTGATTGCCGAGTTCGGCCTGCGCTTCTGCTTTGTGTTCCTGTTTATCAGCGCGTTGTCGTTTCTCGGCCTGGGCATTCAACCGCCCACTGCCGACTGGGGCAGCATGGTGCGCGACAACGCGGTGTTGATCACCTTCGGCGATATCAGCCCGTTGCTGCCGGCCCTGGCCGTGGCATTGATTACCGTCAGCGTGAATTTTGTCGTCGACTGGATGCTGCATAAATCCAGCGGCCTGAAGGAGTGTTGA
- a CDS encoding ABC transporter ATP-binding protein, with protein MDTPLLEIRNLQVEGHYEDAWHPLINGIDLTLQRGEVLGLIGESGAGKSTLGLAAMGYARDGCRIVGGSVCFDGIQLLQAKPEALRKLRGLRIAYVAQSAAASFNPAHRLIDQHMETAVINGGISRAQAEREAVELYRVLRLPSPETIGQRYPHQVSGGQLQRVMTAMAMACHPDLIIFDEPTTALDVTTQIEVLAAIRDAVKTFGSAALYISHDLAVVAQMADRIMVLRHGQLVEEADTRSMLSQPQQDYTKSLWAVRSFRTEPKACPTQAVPLLEVRQVCARYGHQPVLHDVSMQLHRGQTLAVIGESGSGKSSTARLITGLLPATAGQVLYDGEALPVDFRRRSKEQLRRIQMIYQIPDTALNPRQRIVDIIGRPLTFYLGLKGKAMRARVAELLEMIELDPAVFMERQPRELSGGQKQRICIARALAADPQLIICDEVTSALDQLVAEGVLKLLNRIQQQLGVAYLFITHDVATVRAIADEVVVMQRGRVVDQGRRSAIFTPPYQDYTGLLFSSEPEMDPDWLDHLLAQRAAPTV; from the coding sequence ATGGACACGCCATTGCTGGAAATTCGCAACCTGCAGGTCGAAGGGCATTACGAAGACGCTTGGCACCCGCTGATCAACGGTATCGACCTGACCTTGCAGCGCGGCGAGGTACTGGGACTGATCGGCGAGTCGGGCGCGGGCAAGTCCACCCTCGGCCTGGCAGCGATGGGGTATGCGCGCGACGGTTGCCGCATTGTCGGCGGCTCGGTGTGTTTTGACGGCATTCAGTTGCTGCAGGCCAAGCCTGAGGCCTTGCGCAAATTGCGCGGCCTGCGCATTGCGTATGTGGCGCAAAGCGCGGCGGCATCGTTCAACCCGGCGCACCGACTGATCGACCAGCATATGGAAACTGCGGTGATCAACGGCGGTATCAGCCGCGCCCAGGCCGAGCGCGAAGCGGTGGAGTTGTACCGCGTGCTGCGCCTGCCCAGCCCCGAAACCATTGGCCAACGCTACCCGCATCAAGTCTCGGGCGGGCAGTTGCAGCGGGTGATGACGGCGATGGCCATGGCCTGCCACCCGGACCTGATTATCTTTGACGAACCCACTACCGCCCTCGACGTCACCACCCAGATCGAAGTGCTGGCGGCGATACGCGATGCGGTGAAAACCTTCGGCAGCGCCGCGCTGTACATCAGCCATGATTTGGCGGTGGTGGCGCAGATGGCCGACCGCATCATGGTGTTGCGCCACGGCCAGCTGGTGGAAGAAGCTGACACTCGCAGCATGCTCAGCCAGCCGCAGCAGGACTACACCAAATCGCTGTGGGCGGTGCGCAGTTTTCGCACCGAGCCCAAGGCTTGCCCGACCCAGGCCGTGCCGCTGCTGGAGGTGCGCCAGGTGTGTGCCCGTTACGGGCATCAACCGGTGCTGCATGACGTATCGATGCAGCTGCATCGCGGCCAGACCCTGGCGGTGATCGGTGAGTCCGGCAGCGGCAAAAGCTCCACTGCGCGCCTGATTACGGGGTTGTTGCCGGCCACCGCGGGGCAGGTGCTGTATGACGGCGAGGCGTTGCCGGTGGACTTCCGGCGGCGCAGCAAGGAGCAGTTGCGGCGTATCCAGATGATCTACCAGATCCCCGACACGGCGCTGAACCCGCGCCAGCGTATCGTCGACATCATCGGCCGGCCGCTGACGTTTTACCTGGGCCTCAAGGGCAAGGCGATGCGCGCGCGGGTCGCCGAATTGCTGGAGATGATCGAGCTGGACCCGGCAGTGTTCATGGAGCGCCAACCGCGCGAGCTGTCCGGCGGGCAGAAGCAGCGCATCTGCATCGCCCGTGCCTTGGCGGCCGACCCGCAACTGATCATCTGCGACGAAGTCACCTCGGCCCTCGATCAACTGGTGGCCGAAGGTGTGCTGAAGTTGCTCAACCGTATTCAGCAGCAACTGGGCGTGGCCTACCTGTTTATCACCCATGACGTCGCCACCGTGCGCGCGATTGCCGATGAGGTGGTGGTGATGCAGCGGGGCAGGGTGGTCGACCAAGGCCGCCGCAGCGCGATTTTTACCCCGCCGTACCAGGACTACACCGGCCTGCTGTTTTCATCGGAACCGGAAATGGACCCGGACTGGCTCGATCATTTGCTGGCCCAACGGGCGGCGCCCACCGTTTGA
- a CDS encoding NAD(P)H-dependent oxidoreductase codes for MKVLIVHAHPEPQSFTAALRDQAVTTLQAQGHQVQVSDLYAMQWNPVASAADFSTRENPEYLVYALEQRLGVKKQSIAADIQAELDKVLWADLLILNFPIFWFSAPAMLKGWIDRVLVSGVCYGGKRFYDQGGLAGKRALVTVTLGGREHMFGEGAIHGPLEDMLRPILRGTLAYVGYEVLAPFVAWHVPYISDEARREFLLGYAGRLKGLAEEQSLVFPKLAQFDEALYPLS; via the coding sequence ATGAAGGTTTTGATTGTTCACGCGCACCCTGAGCCACAGTCCTTCACCGCCGCCCTGCGCGATCAGGCGGTCACCACGTTGCAAGCCCAGGGGCACCAGGTGCAGGTGAGTGACTTGTACGCCATGCAGTGGAACCCGGTGGCGTCGGCGGCGGATTTTTCCACGCGGGAGAACCCCGAGTATCTGGTGTATGCCCTGGAGCAGCGCCTGGGGGTGAAGAAGCAGTCGATCGCCGCGGATATCCAGGCCGAGTTGGACAAGGTGCTGTGGGCCGATTTGCTGATTCTCAACTTCCCGATTTTCTGGTTCTCGGCGCCGGCGATGCTCAAGGGCTGGATCGACCGGGTACTGGTGTCGGGCGTGTGTTACGGCGGCAAGCGTTTCTACGATCAGGGCGGCTTGGCGGGCAAGCGCGCGCTGGTCACGGTGACGCTGGGCGGGCGTGAGCATATGTTCGGCGAGGGTGCGATTCATGGGCCGTTGGAGGACATGTTGCGACCGATTCTGCGCGGTACGTTGGCGTATGTGGGGTATGAGGTGCTGGCGCCGTTTGTGGCGTGGCATGTGCCGTATATCAGTGATGAGGCGCGGCGGGAGTTTCTGTTGGGGTATGCGGGGCGGCTCAAAGGGCTGGCGGAGGAGCAGTCCTTGGTGTTTCCGAAATTGGCACAGTTCGATGAGGCGCTATACCCACTTTCTTGA
- a CDS encoding 3-deoxy-7-phosphoheptulonate synthase — MNSATAALPVANLSSANEALTQRLPSALELKHQLPLSPFLHEQIHAHRQAVRAILNGEDSRLLVIIGPCSIHDPESAMEYARNLKKLALEVSDQMLLVIRAYVEKPRTTIGWKGLAYDPHLDGSDDMAAGLTLSRELMREMLRLGLPVATELLQPMAAGYFDDLLSWVAIGARTTESQIHREMASGLGMPVGFKNGTDGGVAIACDAMRSASHPHRHFGVDSQGHPAIIQTPGNPDTHLVLRGGHRGPNYDAQSVAQVKLDLAKSKVAARIMVDCSHANSGKDPLRQPAVFNDVLEQRLQGDTSLVGMMIESHLFEGCQPLGASMKYGVSVTDGCLGWDGTEQLLRSAAERLRQQR, encoded by the coding sequence ATGAACTCCGCCACCGCCGCTTTGCCTGTTGCCAACCTCTCCAGCGCCAATGAAGCCCTGACCCAGCGCTTGCCCAGCGCCCTTGAGCTCAAGCATCAGTTGCCCCTCAGCCCGTTCCTCCACGAGCAGATCCACGCCCATCGCCAAGCCGTGCGCGCCATCCTCAACGGTGAAGATTCCCGTTTGCTGGTGATTATCGGCCCGTGCTCGATCCACGACCCCGAATCGGCCATGGAATACGCGCGCAACCTGAAGAAGCTGGCGCTTGAAGTCAGCGACCAGATGCTGCTGGTGATCCGCGCCTACGTCGAAAAACCGCGCACCACCATCGGTTGGAAAGGCCTGGCCTACGACCCGCACCTGGACGGCAGCGATGACATGGCCGCAGGCCTCACCCTGTCCCGCGAGCTGATGCGCGAAATGCTGCGCCTGGGCCTGCCGGTCGCCACCGAGCTGCTGCAACCCATGGCCGCCGGCTACTTCGATGACCTGCTCAGCTGGGTCGCCATCGGCGCACGCACCACCGAATCGCAGATCCACCGCGAAATGGCCAGCGGCCTGGGCATGCCCGTCGGCTTCAAGAATGGCACCGACGGCGGCGTCGCGATTGCCTGTGACGCGATGCGCTCGGCGTCCCACCCGCACCGCCACTTCGGCGTCGACAGCCAGGGCCACCCGGCGATCATCCAGACCCCGGGCAACCCCGACACCCACCTGGTGCTGCGCGGCGGTCACCGTGGGCCGAACTACGATGCGCAGAGCGTGGCGCAGGTGAAGCTGGACCTGGCCAAGTCCAAAGTGGCGGCGCGGATCATGGTTGATTGCAGCCACGCCAACAGCGGCAAAGACCCGCTGCGTCAACCGGCGGTGTTCAATGACGTACTGGAACAGCGCCTGCAGGGCGACACTTCGCTGGTCGGCATGATGATTGAAAGCCACTTGTTCGAGGGCTGCCAACCGCTGGGCGCGTCGATGAAATACGGCGTGTCGGTGACCGATGGTTGCCTGGGCTGGGACGGCACCGAACAGTTGTTGCGCAGTGCGGCAGAGCGGTTGCGCCAACAGCGGTAA
- a CDS encoding carbon-nitrogen hydrolase family protein, whose translation MTALTLAAAQTLSSAGDVPANIQQHLAFMQAAAEHGVQLLVFPELSLTGYEPALAAGLAIAPDDAVLTPLRERAQALRLTAVVGMPIRLAPETGVLIGALVLGADGSLAVYTKQHLHPGEDVAFIPGQGGAALEWGEDRIALAVCADFSHASHPRAAAESGANVYAAGVLISEGGYATDAALLEGYAIEHGMLVLMANHGGPSGGWTCAGRSAIWGAQGLISAAPGVGGALVIARREGGRWTGRQVAI comes from the coding sequence ATGACTGCATTGACCCTTGCTGCCGCTCAAACCCTCTCCAGCGCAGGCGACGTGCCGGCCAATATCCAGCAGCACCTGGCATTTATGCAGGCCGCGGCGGAACACGGTGTGCAGTTGCTGGTGTTTCCGGAGCTGTCGTTAACCGGGTATGAACCCGCGTTGGCGGCCGGTTTGGCAATAGCGCCGGATGACGCCGTGCTGACGCCGTTGCGCGAGAGGGCGCAAGCGCTGCGGTTGACGGCGGTGGTGGGGATGCCGATTCGCCTGGCACCTGAAACGGGTGTGTTGATCGGCGCACTGGTGTTGGGGGCGGACGGCTCGTTGGCGGTCTATACCAAGCAGCATCTGCACCCCGGCGAAGACGTGGCATTTATCCCGGGGCAGGGTGGTGCCGCACTCGAGTGGGGTGAAGATCGCATTGCTCTGGCGGTATGCGCTGACTTTTCCCATGCCAGTCATCCGCGGGCTGCGGCAGAGTCGGGGGCTAACGTCTATGCCGCCGGTGTGCTGATCAGCGAGGGTGGCTACGCCACTGACGCCGCATTGCTCGAGGGCTACGCCATTGAACATGGAATGCTCGTGCTGATGGCCAATCACGGTGGGCCATCGGGCGGCTGGACCTGTGCAGGGCGCAGCGCAATTTGGGGGGCGCAGGGTTTGATCAGCGCGGCACCGGGTGTTGGCGGCGCACTGGTCATCGCTCGGCGTGAGGGCGGGCGCTGGACTGGACGGCAGGTGGCAATCTGA
- a CDS encoding GNAT family N-acetyltransferase — protein sequence MTFHLRAATDQDCSFARVLTRQSMDRYYEHYGFIWSNDGFDTAWAGRESWMICRDDKVIGFISLSYDDDALFIRELHLIEASRGQGAGSWVLEQMVLKARTQGLGFLRLTVFKINPARNLYLRHGLSIVQEENCFLCMERVCGADSSDD from the coding sequence ATGACCTTTCACTTGCGCGCAGCGACGGACCAGGACTGTTCGTTTGCACGCGTCCTTACCCGTCAGTCGATGGATCGCTATTACGAGCACTACGGGTTCATATGGTCCAACGACGGCTTTGATACCGCCTGGGCGGGTCGAGAAAGCTGGATGATCTGCCGCGACGATAAGGTCATCGGTTTTATCAGCCTGAGCTACGACGACGATGCACTGTTTATTCGCGAACTGCACTTGATCGAAGCGAGTCGCGGGCAAGGCGCCGGCAGCTGGGTGTTGGAGCAGATGGTGCTGAAGGCGCGTACGCAGGGGCTGGGGTTTTTGCGCCTGACCGTGTTCAAAATCAACCCGGCCAGAAACCTCTACCTGAGGCATGGGCTAAGCATTGTCCAGGAAGAGAACTGCTTTTTGTGTATGGAGCGTGTGTGTGGCGCGGATTCATCGGACGATTAA
- a CDS encoding DNA-binding protein, which produces MPGIRTAAQAKAWLEHQGKSVQAFAREHGVDPATTYQVLAGRKKGRRGEAHKVAVLLGMKDGIIVDEPVAQSRDTQAVY; this is translated from the coding sequence ATGCCCGGTATTCGCACTGCTGCACAAGCCAAGGCTTGGTTGGAACATCAAGGCAAGTCAGTTCAAGCGTTTGCCCGGGAACACGGCGTTGATCCGGCCACGACGTATCAAGTGCTCGCAGGGCGTAAAAAAGGACGGCGCGGAGAAGCCCATAAGGTGGCGGTCCTGCTGGGCATGAAAGATGGGATTATCGTGGATGAGCCCGTTGCTCAAAGCCGCGATACGCAAGCGGTTTACTGA
- a CDS encoding helix-turn-helix domain-containing protein, giving the protein MSGIGSRLRQERERLGLSQKMFGEIGGVEANAQGKYESGGRAPKADYLSRVAERGVDVLYVLTGSPTPIQLENLSQLEEKILENYRAMFKEDQDAIRRLTSSLAEHSVSQNGKHKPSLPQS; this is encoded by the coding sequence ATGAGTGGAATCGGTTCGCGTTTAAGGCAGGAAAGAGAACGACTTGGCCTGTCGCAGAAAATGTTTGGTGAAATCGGCGGCGTTGAAGCAAACGCCCAAGGCAAGTACGAGAGCGGTGGCCGCGCGCCCAAGGCGGATTATCTGTCACGCGTTGCCGAGCGCGGTGTCGATGTTTTATACGTGCTCACGGGCAGCCCCACGCCCATCCAGTTGGAAAACCTGAGCCAGCTGGAAGAGAAAATCCTGGAAAACTACCGGGCGATGTTCAAGGAGGACCAGGACGCTATCCGTCGACTCACCTCCTCACTGGCTGAACACTCCGTGTCGCAGAACGGAAAACACAAGCCGTCTCTCCCGCAAAGCTGA
- the gacA gene encoding response regulator transcription factor GacA, with protein MIRVLVVDDHDLVRTGITRMLADIDGLQVVGQAESGEESLIKARELKPDVVLMDVKMPGIGGLGATTKLLRSHPDIKVVVVTVCEEDPFPTRLLQAGAAGYLTKGAGLAEMVQAIRLVFAGQRYISPQIAQQLAIKSFQPTSDSPFDALSEREIQIALMIVGCQKVQTISDKLCLSPKTVNTYRYRIFEKLAISSDVELTLLAVRHGMVDASA; from the coding sequence TTGATTAGGGTGCTAGTAGTCGATGATCACGATCTCGTTCGTACAGGCATTACACGAATGCTGGCTGACATCGATGGCCTGCAAGTAGTCGGTCAGGCCGAATCGGGGGAGGAATCCCTGATCAAGGCCCGGGAGTTGAAACCCGATGTGGTTTTGATGGACGTCAAGATGCCTGGGATCGGCGGTCTTGGTGCCACTACCAAATTGTTGCGCAGCCATCCGGACATAAAAGTCGTGGTCGTCACCGTGTGCGAGGAAGACCCGTTTCCGACGCGGCTGTTACAGGCTGGCGCGGCCGGTTACTTGACCAAGGGCGCAGGCCTGGCGGAGATGGTGCAAGCCATTCGCCTGGTGTTTGCCGGGCAGCGTTATATTAGCCCGCAGATCGCCCAGCAGTTGGCTATCAAGTCGTTCCAGCCCACCAGTGACTCGCCATTTGATGCGCTGTCGGAACGGGAAATCCAGATTGCCTTGATGATCGTCGGTTGCCAGAAGGTGCAGACGATCTCCGACAAGCTCTGCCTGTCGCCCAAGACCGTCAACACCTACCGCTATCGCATTTTCGAGAAGCTCGCCATCAGCAGTGATGTTGAATTGACCCTGCTCGCGGTGCGCCACGGCATGGTGGACGCCAGCGCCTGA
- the uvrC gene encoding excinuclease ABC subunit UvrC, translating into MTTPFDPSAFLSTCSGRPGVYRMFDSEARLLYVGKAKNLKNRLASYFRKTGLAPKTAALVARIAQVETTITANETEALLLEQTLIKEWRPPYNILLRDDKSYPYVFLSDGNFPRLSIHRGAKKQKGKYFGPYPSAGAIRESLSLLQKTFFVRQCEDSFYKNRTRPCLQYQIKRCKAPCVGVVEPAEYAEDVRHSVMFLEGRSNALTDELSGAMEQAASTLDFERAAELRDQISLLRRVQDQQSMEGGTGDVDVIAAFVNPGGACVHLISVRGGRVLGSKNFFPQTGIDEEVAEVMAAFLGQYYVSSPERDLPSELIVNVVHVDFPTLIEAIHEVRGRELDISHRVRGTRARWQQLAVTNAEQALSARLANRQHVAARFDALAEVLNLDEPPQRLECYDISHSSGEATVASCVVFGPEGPIKSDYRRYNIEGVTAGDDYAAMHQALTRRFSKLKDGEGKLPDILLVDGGKGQLSMARDVLNELAVPDLILLGVAKGATRKAGFETLYLNDAAHEFTLKGDSPALHLIQQIRDEAHRFAITGHRARRGKTRRTSTLEGVAGVGPTRRRDLLKHFGGLQELSRASIDEIAKAPGISKKLAELIYANLHSE; encoded by the coding sequence ATGACCACACCGTTTGATCCAAGTGCCTTTCTCTCAACCTGCAGTGGCCGCCCCGGCGTGTACCGCATGTTCGACAGCGAGGCGCGCCTGCTTTACGTGGGCAAAGCCAAGAACCTGAAGAACCGCCTGGCGAGCTACTTTCGCAAGACCGGGCTGGCGCCCAAGACCGCCGCCCTGGTGGCGCGTATCGCCCAAGTCGAAACCACTATCACCGCCAATGAAACCGAAGCGCTGCTGCTTGAGCAGACGCTGATCAAGGAATGGCGGCCGCCCTACAACATCCTGCTGCGTGACGATAAATCCTACCCCTACGTGTTTTTATCCGACGGTAACTTCCCACGGCTGAGTATTCACCGTGGCGCGAAGAAGCAGAAGGGCAAGTATTTCGGCCCGTACCCCAGCGCCGGCGCGATCCGCGAGAGTTTAAGCCTGCTGCAAAAAACCTTTTTTGTGCGCCAGTGCGAAGACAGCTTCTACAAGAACCGCACGCGGCCCTGCCTGCAATACCAGATCAAACGTTGCAAGGCGCCGTGCGTGGGGGTGGTCGAGCCGGCGGAATACGCCGAGGATGTACGCCATTCGGTGATGTTTCTCGAAGGTCGCAGCAATGCACTCACCGACGAGCTTTCCGGCGCTATGGAGCAGGCTGCCAGTACGCTGGATTTCGAGCGCGCCGCCGAGCTGCGTGACCAGATCTCCCTGCTGCGCCGCGTCCAGGACCAGCAAAGCATGGAGGGCGGCACCGGCGATGTCGATGTGATCGCCGCCTTCGTCAACCCAGGCGGCGCCTGTGTGCACCTGATCAGCGTGCGCGGCGGGCGAGTGCTGGGCAGCAAGAACTTTTTCCCACAGACCGGGATCGACGAGGAGGTGGCCGAAGTCATGGCCGCTTTCCTTGGCCAATACTATGTCAGCAGCCCCGAGCGCGATTTGCCGTCGGAGTTGATCGTCAACGTGGTGCACGTAGACTTTCCCACACTGATCGAAGCGATTCACGAGGTGCGCGGCCGCGAGCTGGACATCAGCCACCGCGTACGCGGCACCCGTGCGCGCTGGCAGCAACTGGCGGTGACGAATGCCGAACAGGCCTTGAGCGCGCGCCTGGCCAATCGGCAGCATGTGGCCGCACGCTTTGACGCCCTGGCTGAAGTCCTCAACCTGGACGAGCCGCCGCAGCGCCTTGAGTGCTACGACATCAGCCACTCCAGCGGCGAAGCCACCGTGGCGTCCTGCGTGGTGTTCGGGCCGGAAGGGCCGATCAAATCCGACTACCGGCGCTACAACATCGAAGGCGTCACCGCCGGCGATGACTACGCCGCCATGCACCAGGCCCTTACGCGGCGCTTCAGCAAGTTGAAGGACGGCGAGGGCAAGCTGCCGGATATCCTCCTGGTAGACGGCGGCAAGGGCCAGCTGTCCATGGCCCGCGACGTGCTCAACGAGCTGGCGGTGCCCGACCTGATCCTGCTCGGCGTGGCCAAGGGCGCCACGCGCAAGGCCGGTTTCGAGACGTTGTACTTGAATGATGCCGCCCATGAGTTCACTTTGAAGGGCGACTCACCCGCACTGCACCTGATTCAACAGATCCGCGACGAAGCCCACCGTTTTGCCATCACCGGCCACCGTGCCCGTCGTGGCAAAACCCGACGAACCTCAACCCTGGAAGGGGTGGCAGGCGTCGGGCCGACACGCCGTCGCGACCTGCTTAAACATTTTGGTGGCTTGCAAGAGCTATCCCGTGCCAGCATTGACGAAATAGCCAAAGCACCCGGTATCAGTAAAAAGCTCGCTGAGTTGATTTATGCGAATCTGCATAGCGAATAG
- a CDS encoding DNA-directed RNA polymerase, producing MRVPIDDDAEVLKTWKREAATVYRRDKARVSRRLGYEFALEQANKFSAFESIYFPYNLDWRGRVYAIPAFNPQGNDMTKGLLQASIAEPVGEEGIEWLMIHGANCAGVDKVAFDQRKQWVTDNEELILGCAADPLNNTEWTSMDSPFCFLAFCFEWEGVKQNGAQHLSALPIAFDGSCSGIQHFSAMLRDERGGRAVNLVPSETVQDIYKLVADRVNEALARDLAEGSDDSTETVANKKTGEIAEKRILGTRGMAAGWLG from the coding sequence TTGCGCGTCCCTATCGACGATGACGCGGAGGTCCTGAAGACCTGGAAGCGCGAAGCGGCCACTGTGTACCGCCGCGATAAAGCTCGTGTCTCCCGTCGTCTGGGTTATGAGTTTGCCTTGGAACAGGCCAACAAGTTCTCGGCCTTTGAGTCGATCTACTTCCCCTACAACTTGGACTGGCGTGGCCGGGTCTACGCGATTCCTGCATTCAACCCGCAGGGTAACGACATGACCAAAGGGCTCTTGCAGGCATCTATTGCGGAACCTGTAGGCGAAGAGGGCATTGAGTGGCTAATGATCCACGGCGCGAACTGCGCTGGGGTCGATAAGGTCGCTTTCGACCAACGTAAACAATGGGTGACAGACAATGAAGAGCTTATCCTCGGATGCGCCGCCGATCCCCTCAATAACACCGAGTGGACCTCGATGGATTCGCCATTCTGCTTCCTCGCTTTCTGCTTTGAGTGGGAAGGGGTCAAACAGAACGGCGCACAGCACCTTTCCGCTCTACCTATCGCCTTCGATGGCTCATGTTCTGGGATTCAACACTTCAGCGCAATGCTTCGAGATGAACGTGGCGGTCGTGCGGTCAATCTCGTGCCCTCCGAAACCGTGCAGGACATCTACAAGCTTGTCGCAGACCGCGTTAATGAAGCGCTGGCACGAGACCTTGCAGAAGGCTCCGACGATTCAACGGAAACCGTAGCGAACAAGAAGACCGGTGAGATAGCCGAGAAGCGGATTCTTGGCACTCGTGGCATGGCCGCTGGATGGCTCGGCTAA
- a CDS encoding type II holin codes for MLELNFNEGVVRATPVVAAAGADVASRFAGLTMSDWFYAAAIIYTLTQCGVLVYKTVKGVKT; via the coding sequence ATGCTCGAACTTAATTTTAACGAGGGGGTGGTTCGTGCCACTCCCGTTGTGGCGGCGGCTGGTGCTGATGTAGCAAGTCGCTTTGCTGGCTTAACGATGTCCGATTGGTTCTATGCAGCGGCCATCATCTACACACTGACTCAATGCGGCGTCTTGGTCTACAAGACTGTCAAGGGGGTTAAAACATAG
- a CDS encoding DNA packaging protein has translation MSENLLEQLLEAIDTEKARYMLADLRNEEKRTPQLYNAIEKLLERHKFTIQKLKPDASLLGDLASSLDSVRDLSDDELYGTTH, from the coding sequence ATGTCCGAAAATTTACTTGAGCAACTTCTTGAAGCTATTGATACCGAAAAGGCTCGCTACATGCTTGCCGACCTTCGCAATGAAGAGAAGCGTACCCCGCAACTTTATAACGCCATCGAGAAACTGTTAGAGCGTCACAAGTTCACCATTCAGAAGCTAAAACCTGATGCGTCCTTGTTGGGCGACTTGGCGTCTTCCCTGGATTCCGTGCGTGACCTTTCTGACGATGAACTTTACGGCACTACGCACTAA
- a CDS encoding lysis system i-spanin subunit Rz, with protein sequence MGTITKMILGLACACLLVLGVYSKGWHDRDVKATNDKAKELIQLNSEREEERATTQKALNEVSKNWQDYSKNSKAVADRTIDRLRADGIRLSVQLADSTVCNVTGSCGPVSNGKAELHPDTSRFLIEQAQRADEQVTALQQIVRRLQGEK encoded by the coding sequence ATGGGAACAATCACCAAGATGATCTTGGGGCTTGCCTGTGCCTGTCTGTTGGTCCTTGGGGTTTATTCCAAGGGCTGGCATGACCGGGACGTTAAAGCAACCAACGATAAGGCTAAGGAGCTTATACAGCTCAACAGCGAACGGGAGGAAGAACGTGCAACAACTCAGAAGGCTCTTAACGAAGTCTCTAAGAATTGGCAGGACTACAGTAAAAACAGTAAGGCTGTGGCTGACCGCACTATTGATAGGCTGCGCGCTGACGGTATCAGGCTGTCAGTCCAGCTCGCAGATTCAACCGTCTGCAACGTCACAGGTAGTTGTGGACCAGTCAGTAATGGTAAAGCCGAGTTACACCCAGACACTTCTCGATTTCTTATCGAGCAGGCCCAGCGCGCAGACGAACAAGTAACCGCGCTTCAACAAATTGTAAGGAGATTACAAGGAGAGAAATAA
- a CDS encoding gp19.5 family protein gives MTSSWGCSPWTLHPQPFSGWPSLRVLLTHRVTYRFLALLLVSLGVVQGGPLVETFGDVVCVLLGGCDGGP, from the coding sequence GTGACTTCATCGTGGGGCTGTTCTCCTTGGACACTGCACCCACAACCCTTCAGTGGTTGGCCGTCCCTTCGAGTACTGCTGACGCACCGTGTCACCTACCGATTTCTTGCTTTACTCCTTGTTTCTCTTGGAGTTGTTCAAGGTGGTCCACTTGTCGAAACCTTTGGGGATGTCGTCTGTGTTCTACTTGGTGGCTGTGATGGGGGACCTTAG